The following are from one region of the Silene latifolia isolate original U9 population chromosome 9, ASM4854445v1, whole genome shotgun sequence genome:
- the LOC141599213 gene encoding dolichyl-diphosphooligosaccharide--protein glycosyltransferase 48 kDa subunit produces MANLSLPSYFAIFSLLFSLISAFNPDSPTDRRILVILDDISLKSSHSIFFNSLTSRGYTLDFKLVDDRKIVLQRYGHYLYDGLVLFAPSADSIAEGSLKLSDVLDFVDSGHDLILAANPNASEFIRNVALECGIDFDEDSSAVIVDHTSYSVSEIDGDHTLIASDNLIKSDVILGREKIEAPVLFRGIAHSINPANSLVVKVLSASPAAYSANPNSKLSNPPTITGSSISLVSVVQARNNARILISGSLDMFSDRFFRSGVQKAGTSVKHQKSGNEQFATEISKWIFHERGHLKALNVRHHKVGETDEPSIYRINDDLEYSVEVYEWSGTSWEPYVANDLQLQFYMMSPYVLKTLSNNKKGLYHTSFKVPDVYGVFQFKIQYQSLGYTSLSLSKQIPVRPYKHNEYERFIPVAFPYYGASFSTMAGFFIFSILYLYHK; encoded by the exons ATGGCGAACCTTTCTCTCCCCTCTTACTTCGCCATTTTCTCTCTACTCTTTTCCCTAATTTCCGCATTCAACCCTGATTCCCCTACCGATCGTCGAATTCTCGTTATTCTCGACGACATTTCTCTCAAATCTTCGCATTCTATCTTCTTCAATTCTCTCACTTCACGCGGTTACACTCTCGATTTCAAGCTCGTTGATGATCgcaaaatcgttcttcaacggTACGGACATTATTTGTATGACGGTCTCGTACTTTTCGCACCTTCCGCTGATA GTATTGCGGAAGGATCGTTGAAGTTGAGTGATGTGTTGGATTTTGTTGATTCTGGTCATGATTTGATTCTTGCTGCTAATCCCAACGCTTCCGAGTTTATTCGTAATGTTGCTTTGGAATGTGGTATCGATTTCGATGAG GATTCGTCAGCTGTGATTGTAGATCATACCAGTTACTCTGTATCTGAAATAGACGGAGATCATACTTTGATTGCCAGTGACAACCTCATTAAGTCTGATGTGATTCTTGGGAGAGAAAAGATTGAG GCGCCTGTGCTGTTTAGAGGAATAGCACACTCAATCAATCCTGCCAATAGTTTG GTTGTGAAAGTTCTCTCAGCTTCTCCTGCAGCATATTCTGCAAATCCGAATTCCAAGCTGTCAAACCCTCCAACCATCACCGGATCTTCAATCTCCCTGGTGTCAGTCGTTCAG GCTAGAAATAATGCCCGCATTCTGATTTCTGGCTCTTTAGATATGTTTAGTGACCG ATTTTTTAGGTCGGGTGTCCAAAAAGCTGGTACTTCTGTCAA ACATCAAAAATCTGGTAATGAACAGTTTGCAACAGAGATAAGTAAATGGATTTTCCATGAGAGGGGTCATCTAAAG GCCCTCAATGTCAGACATCATAAAGTTGGGGAGACAGATGAACCTTCCATCTATCGCATCAATGATGACTTG GAATACTCTGTTGAGGTTTATGAGTGGTCTGGTACTAGCTGGGAGCCATATGTGGCAAATGATTTACAATTGCAGTTCTACATGATGAGCCCCTATGTGTTGAAGACGCTATCAAACAATAAGAAG GGTCTCTATCATACATCATTCAAAGTACCAGACGTGTATGGTGTGTTCCAGTTCAAGATTCAGTATCAGAGTCTTGGTTACACGAGCTTGTCTCTGTCAAAACAG ATTCCTGTAAGGCCATATAAGCATAACGAGTATGAAAGATTTATACCAGTAGCTTTCCCTTACTACGGAGCTTCATTTTCAACG ATGGCTGGATTCTTTATCTTCAGTATTCTATACCTGTACCACAAGTAG
- the LOC141599210 gene encoding uncharacterized protein LOC141599210, whose product MKKWKIFGVSLSIMLINMAAIMERADENLLPSVYKEVSQAFNVGPSDLGYLTFVRNFVQGLASPLAGILVLHYDRPKVLAVGTIFWAISTAAVGISKEFLQVAFWRGINGFGLAIVIPALQSFIADSYRDGVRGTGFGMLSLIGSLGGIGGGVVATVMAGHDYWGMPGWRVAFLLMSSLSLMIGVLVFLFVVDPRGFGSSRSADRDVIGKGKGSSTSVWRESWIAMKSVTKVRTFQVVVLQGLVGSLPWTAMVFFTMWFELIGFDHSASAALLSLFALGSSSGGLLGGMIGDKMAQLYPHSGRIMSAQFSAFMGIPFSWFLLTVIPQSVNSWPTYATTLLLMGLVISWCGSGTNSPIFAEVVPERHRTMIYAFDRAFEVSFSSFAAPLVGILSEKIYGYDPKSVNSESGSSQEAYALSRGLFAMMAVPFGLCCLFYTPLHFTFKKDRENAKLASLREEDANNSTYVQD is encoded by the exons ATGAA AAAATGGAAGATCTTCGGAGTTTCCCTCTCAATCATGCTCATCAACATGGCAGCTATAATGGAGCGAGCTGATGAGAATCTTCTTCCTTCTGTTTATAAAGAAGTTAGCCAAGCCTTTAATGTTGGACCTTCAGATCTAGGGTACCTCACATTTGTAAGGAACTTTGTACAGGGATTGGCATCTCCCTTAGCCGgaatacttgttcttcactatgACCGTCCTAAAGTACTTGCCGTGGGTACAATCTTTTGGGCAATATCAACAGCAGCCGTTGGAATAAGCAAGGAATTTCTCCAAGTTGCTTTTTGGAGGGGAATTAATGGCTTCGGTTTAGCAATCGTGATTCCTGCACTTCAGTCGTTCATAGCTGATAGCTATAGGGATGGTGTGAGAGGGACCGGGTTTGGAATGCTTAGCCTCATTGGTAGCTTAGGTGGGATTGGAGGTGGTGTTGTGGCAACAGTTATGGCTGGTCATGATTACTGGGGGATGCCGGGATGGAGAGTCGCGTTTTTATTGATGTCCAGTCTCAGCTTGATGATAGGAGTTCTTGTTTTTCTGTTTGTTGTCGATCCAAGAGGCTTTGGCTCTTCCAGATCTGCTGACAG GGATGTGATAGGTAAGGGGAAAGGAAGCTCGACATCAGTTTGGAGGGAGTCGTGGATAGCAATGAAATCCGTTACCAAGGTGCGAACGTTTCAGGTTGTTGTTTTGCAAGGCCTTGTTGGTTCACTGCCATGGACAGCTATGGTCTTTTTCACCATGTGGTTTGAGCTAATTG GGTTTGATCACAGTGCCTCAGCAGCCCTCCTTAGTCTCTTCGCTCTCGGATCTTCATCAGGGGGTCTTCTAGGGGGCATGATAGGAGACAAAATGGCCCAGTTATACCCTCACTCGGGCCGCATAATGTCTGCGCAATTCAGTGCATTCATGGGAATCCCATTCTCATGGTTCCTCCTCACAGTAATTCCCCAATCAGTAAACAGCTGGCCCACTtacgctaccactctcctactcATGGGCCTCGTTATCAGCTGGTGTGGGTCTGGAACAAACTCCCCAATCTTCGCCGAGGTGGTCCCAGAAAGGCATAGAACCATGATATATGCATTTGATCGCGCTTTTGAAGTATCCTtctcttcatttgcagctccatTGGTGGGAATCCTGTCTGAGAAGATATACGGGTATGACCCAAAATCCGTTAACTCAGAATCAGGTTCTTCTCAGGAAGCCTATGCTTTGTCTCGAGGACTTTTCGCAATGATGGCAGTGCCCTTTGGTTTGTGCTGTTTGTTCTACACACCCTTACATTTTACTTTCAAGAAGGATAGGGAGAATGCTAAGCTTGCTAGTCTTAGGGAGGAAGATGCTAATAACTCGACATACGTACAAGACTGA
- the LOC141599215 gene encoding geranylgeranyl pyrophosphate synthase, chloroplastic-like: protein MSSSSCSNLNLSTWVQTHFSIPRSRSSISPNFNKNLINNHNYSNNNGKISFIPLSSIKKPSKMSQIKSILTHQENQTPTQIPTQKTQFNFKKYMIDKASNVNEALSEAIPVKHPEIIHEAMRYGLLAGGKRVRPVLCLAACELVGGEETAAMAAACAVEMIHTMSLIHDDLPCMDNDDLRRGKPTTHKVYGEDVAVLAGDSLLSFAFEHLVKSTPAGIPAGKVVSAVGELASAIGAEGLVAGQVVDIHSEGVEGVGIEELEFIHIHKTAKLLEAAVVLGAIIGGGTDEEVERLRRFARGIGLLFQVVDDILDVTKSSEELGKTAGKDLLTEKATFPKLMGIEKSREYAERLIKEAKEQLVGFDVDKAMPLVALTDYIGYRQN from the exons ATGAGTAGCAGCAGTTGCAGTAATCTGAATTTAAGCACTTGGGTACAAACCCATTTTTCAATTCCAAGATCTAGATCTTCAATTTCACCCAATTTCAACAAAAATTTGATTAATAATCACAATTACAGTAATAATAATGGCAAAATCTCATTTATTCCTCTTTCCTCCATTAAAAAACCTTCAAAAATGTCCCAAATCAAATCAATTTTAACCCATCAAGAAAATCAAACACCAACCCagattccaactcaaaaaacccAATTCAATTTCAAGAAGTATATGATTGACAAGGCAAGTAACGTCAACGAAGCGCTTTCGGAAGCGATACCGGTAAAACACCCAGAAATAATCCATGAAGCGATGAGATACGGTTTATTAGCTGGGGGAAAGAGGGTTAGACCGGTTTTATGTCTGGCGGCGTGTGAGCTTGTTGGTGGTGAGGAGACGGCGGCGATGGCGGCGGCGTGTGCGGTGGAGATGATTCATACTATGAGTCTTATTCATGATGATCTTCCTTGTATGGATAATGATGATCTTAGGAGAGGGAAACCTACTACTCATAAGGTTTATGGTGAAGATGTTGCGGTTTTAGCGGGCGATTCGCTGTTGTCGTTCGCTTTCGAGCATCTTGTGAAGTCTACTCCGGCGGGTATTCCGGCTGGAAAGGTTGTTTCCGCGGTTGGGGAGCTTGCCTCTGCTATTGGCGCTGAGGGGCTCGTTGCTGGTCAG GTGGTGGACATTCATTCAGAAGGTGTTGAAGGGGTAGGGATTGAGGAGTTGGAGTTTATTCACATCCATAAGACTGCGAAACTGCTAGAGGCAGCGGTGGTTTTGGGAGCGATAATAGGTGGTGGCACTGATGAAGAGGTGGAAAGGTTGCGACGTTTTGCTAGAGGAATTGGGTTGTTGTTTCAGGTTGTGGATGATATTTTAGACGTGACAAAATCATCTGAAGAATTGGGGAAAACCGCGGGAAAAGATTTGTTGACTGAGAAAGCGACATTTCCGAAACTAATGGGGATTGAGAAATCAAGAGAGTATGCTGAGAGATTGATTAAAGAGGCTAAAGAACAACTAGTTGGATTCGATGTTGATAAGGCGATGCCCTTAGTTGCGCTTACCGATTACATTGGTTATCGACAGAATTAA
- the LOC141599212 gene encoding uncharacterized protein LOC141599212, giving the protein MKGRKIFGFSVSIMLINMAAVMERADENLLPSVYKEVSVAFNVGPADLGYLTFIRNFVQGLASPLAGILVLHYDRPAVLAMGTLLWALSTAAVGASQEFMQVAFWRAINGFGLAIVIPALQSFIADSYQEGVRGAGFGMLGLIGSLGGVGGGVVATVMAGHEYWGVPGWRVAFVMMAILSSLIGVLVFMFVEDPRTLASPRASDRSALLGKGNGSSTSIWKESWTAMKAVTKVQTFQVIVLQGLVGSLPWTAMVFFTMWFELIGFDHNASAALLSVFAFGSSSGSLLGGMIADRMTRLYPHSGRIMCAQFSAFMGIPFSWFLLTVIPQSVTSWLTYAITLTLMGLIVSWNGAAANAPMFAEVVPAKHRTMIYAFDRAFEVSFSSFAAPLVGILSEKIYGYDPKSVNPDSGSAQEAYALSRGLFSMMAVPFGMCCLFYSPLYFTFKRDRENARLASARDSEVALPLMYDKE; this is encoded by the exons ATGAA GGGAAGGAAGATTTTCGGGTTTTCTGTCTCAATTATGCTAATTAACATGGCTGCTGTTATGGAGCGAGCCGATGAAAATTTACTTCCTTCAGTGTACAAAGAAGTTAGTGTAGCCTTCAATGTAGGACCTGCTGATTTAGGGTATCTCACATTCATCAGAAACTTTGTACAAGGATTAGCATCTCCATTGGCtggcatacttgttcttcactatgACCGCCCTGCAGTACTTGCCATGGGGACCTTATTGTGGGCCCTATCGACTGCAGCAGTGGGTGCGAGCCAGGAGTTTATGCAAGTTGCTTTTTGGAGGGCGATAAATGGTTTCggccttgctattgtcattccaGCACTTCAGTCGTTCATTGCTGACAGCTACCAGGAAGGTGTAAGAGGAGCTGGTTTCGGGATGCTTGGcctcattggtagtttaggtGGTGTAGGAGGTGGTGTTGTGGCGACAGTCATGGCTGGTCATGAGTATTGGGGTGTACCGGGGTGGAGAGTTGCATTTGTTATGATGGCCATTCTTAGCTCCTTAATAGGAGTGCTCGTCTTTATGTTTGTTGAAGACCCGAGAACACTTGCCTCACCTCGAGCTTCTGATAG GAGTGCTTTATTAGGAAAAGGTAATGGAAGTTCAACATCTATCTGGAAGGAGTCGTGGACCGCGATGAAAGCTGTAACAAAGGTTCAAACATTTCAGGTTATTGTTTTGCAGGGCCTTGTTGGTTCACTACCTTGGACAGCCATGGTATTCTTCACCATGTGGTTCGAACTAATAG GGTTTGATCACAATGCATCAGCAGCCCTTCTGAGTGTGTTTGCTTTCGGATCCTCATCCGGATCCCTCCTAGGCGGGATGATAGCTGACAGAATGACCAGACTATACCCTCACTCAGGCCGTATAATGTGTGCTCAATTCAGTGCATTCATGGGAATCCCCTTCTCCTGGTTCCTCCTAACCGTCATTCCTCAGTCAGTAACCAGCTGGCTCACCTACGCAATCACTCTCACCCTCATGGGTCTTATCGTCAGCTGGAATGGTGCAGCTGCTAATGCTCCCATGTTCGCTGAGGTGGTCCCTGCCAAGCACCGCACCATGATTTATGCATTTGATCGTGCCTTTGAGGTATCCTTCTCTTCCTTTGCAGCCCCACTAGTGGGTATCCTATCAGAAAAGATATACGGGTATGACCCGAAGTCTGTGAACCCGGATTCTGGGTCAGCTCAGGAGGCCTACGCCTTGTCCAGAGGGCTTTTCTCGATGATGGCAGTCCCGTTTGGAATGTGCTGCTTGTTTTACTCACCCTTGTATTTCACTTTTAAGCGAGACCGTGAGAATGCTAGGCTTGCTAGTGCAAGGGATAGTGAAGTTGCTCTTCCATTAATGTATGACAAAGAGTAA
- the LOC141599214 gene encoding geranylgeranyl pyrophosphate synthase, chloroplastic-like: MNSISCSNLNLSTWVQTQVSIPSSRSSVSPNFNKKLNNNQNHNNNGKISFISVSSIKPTSKMSQMKATFQTPTQNPTQKTQFNFEKYMMDKASKINESLSEAIPVKHPEIIYEAMRYGLLAGGKRIRPMLCIAACELVGGEETAAMAAACAVEMIHTMSLIHDDLPCIDNDDLRRGKPTTHKVYGEDVAVFAGDSLLSFAFEYLVKSTPVGIPAEKVVSAVGELASAIGAEGLLAGQVVDTHSEGVEGIKIEELEFIHIHKTAKLLEAAVVLGAILGGGTDEEMERLRRFARGIGLLFQVVDDILDVTKSSEELGKTAGKDLLAEKVTFPKLMGIEKSREYAERLNKEAKEQLVGFDVDKAMPLIALADYIAYRQN; the protein is encoded by the exons atgaatagcatCAGTTGCAGTAATCTGAATTTAAGCACTTGGGTACAAACTCAAGTTTCAATTCCAAGTTCTAGATCTTCAGTTTCACCCAATTTCAACAAAAAATTGAATAATAATCAAAATCACAATAATAATGgcaaaatttcatttatttctgTATCCTCCATTAAACCCACCTCAAAAATGTCTCAAATGAAAGCAACCTTTCAAACACCAACCCAGAACCCAACTCAAAAGACCCAATTCAATTTCGAGAAATACATGATGGATAAAGCAAGCAAAATCAACGAATCGCTTTCGGAGGCGATACCCGTAAAACACCCAGAAATAATCTATGAAGCTATGAGATACGGTTTATTAGCTGGGGGAAAGAGGATTAGACCGATGTTGTGTATTGCGGCGTGTGAGCTAGTCGGCGGTGAGGAGACGGCGGCAATGGCGGCGGCGTGTGCGGTGGAGATGATTCATACTATGAGTCTTATTCATGATGATCTTCCTTGTATAGATAATGATGATCTTAGAAGAGGGAAACCTACTACTCATAAAGTTTATGGTGAGGATGTTGCGGTTTTTGCAGGTGATTCGCTTTTGTCGTTCGCTTTCGAGTATCTTGTGAAGTCGACTCCGGTGGGAATTCCGGCTGAGAAGGTTGTTTCCGCGGTTGGGGAGCTTGCCTCTGCTATTGGCGCCGAAGGGCTCCTTGCTGGACAG GTGGTAGACACTCATTCAGAAGGCGTAGAAGGGATAAAGATCGAGGAGTTGGAGTTTATTCACATCCATAAGACAGCGAAATTGCTGGAGGCGGCGGTGGTTTTGGGGGCGATTCTAGGGGGTGGCACTGATGAGGAGATGGAAAGGTTGCGACGTTTTGCAAGAGGAATTGGATTGTTGTTTCAAGTTGTGGATGATATTCTAGATGTGACAAAATCGTCTGAAGAATTGGGGAAAACCGCGGGAAAAGATTTGTTGGCGGAAAAAGTAACGTTTCCGAAACTAATGGGGATCGAGAAATCTAGGGAGTATGCCGAGAGATTGAATAAAGAGGCTAAAGAACAACTTGTTGGATTTGATGTTGATAAGGCGATGCCCTTAATTGCTCTTGCTGATTATATTGCTTATAGACAGAACTAA